The following are encoded in a window of Choloepus didactylus isolate mChoDid1 chromosome 17, mChoDid1.pri, whole genome shotgun sequence genomic DNA:
- the TIA1 gene encoding nucleolysin TIA-1 isoform X5, whose product MQDHFHVFVGDLSPEITTEDIKAAFAPFGRISDARVVKDMATGKSKGYGFVSFFNKWDAENAIQQMGGQWLGGRQIRTNWATRKPPAPKSTYESNTKQLSYDEVVNQSSPSNCTVYCGGVTSGLTEQLMRQTFSPFGQIMEIRVFPDKGYSFVRFSSHESAAHAIVSVNGTTIEGHVVKCYWGKETLDMINPVQQQNQIGYPQAYGQWGQWYGNTQQIGQYMPNGWQVPAYGMYGQAWNQQGFNQTQSSAPWMGPNYGVQPPQGQNGSMLPSQPAGYRVAGYETQ is encoded by the exons ATGCAAG ATCATTTCCATGTCTTTGTTGGTGATCTCAGTCCAGAAATTACAACTGAAGATATAAAAGCTGCTTTTGCTCCATTTGGAAGAATATC AGATGCCCGAGTGGTAAAAGACATGGCAACAGGAAAGTCTAAGGGATATGGCTTTGTCtcctttttcaacaaatgg GATGCTGAAAACGCCATTCAACAGATGGGTGGCCAGTGGCTTGGTGGAAGACAAATCAGAACTAACTGGGCAACCCGAAAGCCTCCAGCTCCAAAGAGTACATATGAGT CAAACACCAAACAGTTATCATATGATGAGGTTGTAAATCAGTCTAGTCCAAGCAACTGTACTGTATACTGTGGAGGTGTTACTTCTGGGCTAACAG AACAACTAATGCGTCAGACTTTTTCACCATTTGGACAAATTATGGAAATTCGAGTCTTTCCAGATAAAGGATATTCATTTGTTCG GTTCAGTTCCCATGAAAGTGCAGCACATGCAATTGTTTCAGTTAATGGTACTACCATTGAAGGGCATGTTGTGAAATGCTATTGGGGCAAAGAAACTCTTGATATGATAAATCCCGTGCAACAG cagAATCAAATTGGATATCCACAAGCCTATGGCCAGTGGGGCCAGTGGTATGGAAATACACAACAAATTGGCCAGTATATGCCTAATGGTTGGCAAGTTCCTGCATATGGAATGTATGGCCAAGCATGGAACCAGCAGGGATTTAA CCAGACGCAGTCTTCTGCACCGTGGATGGGTCCAAATTACGGCGTGCAGCCGCCTCAAGGGCAGAACGGCAGCATGTTGCCGAGCCAGCCTGCAGGGTATCGTGTGGCAGGGTATGAAACCCAGTGA
- the TIA1 gene encoding nucleolysin TIA-1 isoform X6, producing MATGKSKGYGFVSFFNKWDAENAIQQMGGQWLGGRQIRTNWATRKPPAPKSTYESNTKQLSYDEVVNQSSPSNCTVYCGGVTSGLTEQLMRQTFSPFGQIMEIRVFPDKGYSFVRFSSHESAAHAIVSVNGTTIEGHVVKCYWGKETLDMINPVQQQNQIGYPQAYGQWGQWYGNTQQIGQYMPNGWQVPAYGMYGQAWNQQGFNQTQSSAPWMGPNYGVQPPQGQNGSMLPSQPAGYRVAGYETQ from the exons ATGGCAACAGGAAAGTCTAAGGGATATGGCTTTGTCtcctttttcaacaaatgg GATGCTGAAAACGCCATTCAACAGATGGGTGGCCAGTGGCTTGGTGGAAGACAAATCAGAACTAACTGGGCAACCCGAAAGCCTCCAGCTCCAAAGAGTACATATGAGT CAAACACCAAACAGTTATCATATGATGAGGTTGTAAATCAGTCTAGTCCAAGCAACTGTACTGTATACTGTGGAGGTGTTACTTCTGGGCTAACAG AACAACTAATGCGTCAGACTTTTTCACCATTTGGACAAATTATGGAAATTCGAGTCTTTCCAGATAAAGGATATTCATTTGTTCG GTTCAGTTCCCATGAAAGTGCAGCACATGCAATTGTTTCAGTTAATGGTACTACCATTGAAGGGCATGTTGTGAAATGCTATTGGGGCAAAGAAACTCTTGATATGATAAATCCCGTGCAACAG cagAATCAAATTGGATATCCACAAGCCTATGGCCAGTGGGGCCAGTGGTATGGAAATACACAACAAATTGGCCAGTATATGCCTAATGGTTGGCAAGTTCCTGCATATGGAATGTATGGCCAAGCATGGAACCAGCAGGGATTTAA CCAGACGCAGTCTTCTGCACCGTGGATGGGTCCAAATTACGGCGTGCAGCCGCCTCAAGGGCAGAACGGCAGCATGTTGCCGAGCCAGCCTGCAGGGTATCGTGTGGCAGGGTATGAAACCCAGTGA